A region of the Struthio camelus isolate bStrCam1 chromosome 11, bStrCam1.hap1, whole genome shotgun sequence genome:
ggcgggcgggcgggggccgggcccagCGCTTACCCCGAGTAGAGGGCGCGGCCACCCTCCTCGCGGCAGATGCGGAACAGCGCGTGGAACATGCCGCGGTACCGCACCTCGCGGAACCGCGCATCGGCGCTCTGGCCCTGCACCTGCAGGCGCGTCTTGGTGAGGTCCACGGGGAAGGTGCCTGCGGGGAGAGAGGCCGTCAGCACCgggcgggccccgcgccgccgccgccgcccgcgccgccgcctcaccgAACTCGGCCACGATGGAGGCAAGCCCGCCGTACACGAAGGGTTTCCAGCTCAGCGCGGACATGGCATGACGGAgcgggcgccggcagcgcggcgcaCCAAGCCGGGACAGCTGCCTCGGCgcggcgcgccccgcccccgccccgccggaaCCGGAACCGGAACCGCTCGCGCAGCCACCGCCCCCCCGTGACGCGCGGCTCGGCCGCCCGCGCTTCGTCTCCGCCCGCTGCGTTGGAGCAGCGCGGCCGGCGGGCAACCCGGCACCGCCTCTGCGCGCTCAGCGGGCACCGGCTTTTCCACGAGGCGGGTGGCACTTCTTTCCCAGCTCTATCTGGAAACCCGACCTGTAACCGCCTTCCCACTGCTCAGCCAGGGGGAAGCTGTAGCTCGGGGCAGCAGCCGCTGCACTTCACCCAGCAGCGGATTCAATACTGCTTCACTTTCAAGATCTTCAAAGCAAGCTTAAATGCAGCAAGTCAAGAATGGCATTCTTACAATTAAACTAGATAATTGTACGCCTAGGTAAGCATCCCAGGCACTCAAGGTAAAGTGACACAACAGGttatctcctcccccccccattgCCAATTCCAGAGGTTTGGATAGCAGTCTGCCCCTTGATTCCACCCCCCcaatccccttcccccccccaacccccattGAAGTTCTCCATTTTCAGCCTTCATGCTTCAGTCTTGTCCAGCATCTTCCAGTCAAGGGCTCTAGCAAGCTTGGTGGGTGAAGCACTTATCTTGCCCTTGAGGCATTACAGCTAGATGACCATTTGAAACCATATTTCCTCTCTATGGGAATTTTGAGACATATTTTCATATAGCAAGGTGCCTGTAGCAACCAGGTATGGCTAAAAAACATCCATTCCTATGTTGCCATATATCCCCAAATTTGATATCAATTACCTTTGGTCTTCAGGTCCAGTCAGCCTGAACACAGTATAAGAAGTAAAAGTATACCTTTATCAGTTACCAGGACAGTTCTCACAGTTCTATTTTTCAGTTAATAGATCAACTTTATTAAGggacatttaaaaaacaataaatagcCCTGATTCAACAGTGCATCCCTTGGGATTCATCACAGAAGCTGGCAGATACACAGGATGGGCTCAGGAGACAAACCCAGCATGTGTAAGGCCTACAAGATTCCCACCAGTTTCTCACTGCAGCGAGAAATGAGAAAGTGAGtgtaactgggggggggggaggggggccaaGGGGAATGGAAAACAGTCTCGCCCAGACTGCTGACACTGGGCAGCTTAGGGAACAAACAATAGCAGCCCTGTGATCTGTTTTCATGGTGCAGTGAAGTGGCTCGACACATCTACATGCCTGCCAGGCCATCCACCATTAATGCTGCAAGATGCCACAGCACAGAAGGGCTGAACAAGATGACAACAAAATTCACATCTCAGTCTGCAGCAGAAACAAGGAGATCCTTGTCcgagagctggaagagaaacaaAGCTAAGAACTAGTGGAGACTAGCAGTCTGCTGGTGGCGTCCTCACAGATGCATCAGGAGGCTTTGCGTAGACTTTGGGCTAGGTTCAGGGAACACATGCCTCTTGGTCGGAGGAGCCATAGCCCCAGGTACTGCTCACCCAACAGCTTAGCGGCGGCTGGAATCCCTCGTGGTACTTGGCTCTCTGTGCCTGGAATGGGGCTCTCGGGCACTGCTCTCCCGACGGTCCCTGGATCTGGTTCCCTCGAGACACTCTTCTCGTCTGCTGCTGTGACCTTCACCCTTTCTGCCAgtctcccctctctctttcctgttttgtcCCCTCTGTTCCTggcagcttttttcccctcttctctccgaAGCTCTCTGGTGCCTCTGCTCTTCCTCATCCCGCTGCGTCCTGCTCCCATATTTCCTCTCAGACCCGTTCCAAGACTGCTGACTCACGCTGGCATACCGGTCATAGGCAGgatcctctttctcctttttaatctTGATTCTTGGATGTGACTCCTCTGCGGACGCAGCCCTCTTCACAGCATGCAGGCTCTGCTTTTGCCGTTCTTGCCCGCTTTTCTCTTTATCTGAAATACAGGTTCATCTTTAGGGAGCAATAGCCCTGCAAGCATTAGCTCAGCTCCTCAAGCTATGCCACTTAACACGACAGCGTTTTTTGAACACCCTCCCATCTTTAGATAAGGTCAAtgattttcccctcccctcccaagtTTCACAGCCTCCTAACGGCCCAGAGAGATCCTATTCCACTTTCAGCCCTAGCACTTTTCTCCTCCAGATGGAACCATCCCACTTTCTTCTTTCACAATTGCCACATTGCATTTTTCCCAGCTAAGCTGTCCTGGCACATTTTAACATGGCTCAGCCCATCAACCACTTTCCTTCAATTCTCTTTTCTCAATAACAGACATGCAACACTAAGAACGTCCTTAACAACTCTGTGGAAATGTCCTTCTCTGGACTCaatgcttcttttccttcttcactcTCCTTTGCCTTTCTCATTTTTGCACATCTCCTCAGCTCTCTGGAGCAACATCTAGTCCCCACCTtagttttcttccatattttcttttctccagcccACTTCTTGCAAACTAGGACTCTAGCCTGACCATCCCATGCCAAGGCACCCACCCCACATCCACATCAATGCAACACTACTGAACCTGCTGCAAATAGCTAACAGGGAGCCTGTCACAGATACTGCCCAGGTGCTGGAGGGAAGAGTCCTCCACATGGCTGGTTACATGTCATAAGCACTAGCCAATTCCAGAATGACTACcacctccccacccaccccaacaccACCATGCCAAACCAGCTCATCCTGGGAGCTGTGACCCCATTTCAGTTAGGTACCACTCGGAAGGAGCTAACAAACAAATCTAAAGAGGTTCTGCTACAAGCCACTGCTTCTAGCACTCTGCAGGCCTTGATGTGCATTACTTTTCAAGACCTCTGCTACGAGGTTGGATAAAAACCATAATGCTTTCTAAAAAAAGCATCAATCTGATCATATAGGCTAACCCTTTACTTGGCACATTCATTTAGTAAACCCAAGCTGAACAAAACTATTTCCTTaacaaaaacagatgttttctgaAAGATATACAGCAGCAGACCTTGTTGTGTCCCCTGACAATAGGGAATATTTAAGCATTGAATTGGTTTAACTTATGCTATATTTTTAAGTCTACCTTGGATTGAGATTTTTATGTCCAGAAACCAAAGCCAACTAAGTCTGCTCTTTTTATTCTCTACACAATTTAATTATGTTTTGCAGGCCACACAAGGGTCATGCAATGCTCCTGCAGCACCTCAATCTTAAAATCAGGAAGCAGCTATTCTAAGACTAAGTAGTGCCTTTCCTTTCCCTACCCCAAACAGCATTGCCGCTCCCTGGAGTAATGCTACAGCCTGGCAGCCAGTttctttcttccaggaaaaaagtactATTATTACCTGCAAGATACAGCTCTGAGAGGATGGGAGTAAAAGACTAAATACAGACAATCAGATACCACTCAGGAGATCACAAATTACAACCTGGACTTTAGGACTGAGGCCCTTTTCAAGCACACATCTGCCCCTCCTTCTCCCACTGATGCTGTTTCCCTGAGCTGAAGGCACTAGCAAGACAGAGGGATTCATGCAGACATTCCCAACTGGGGTAAGGACTCTGACAGAAATACACTTAAcctttctgcttttttactggcaCGTTATCATCTTCTGACAACGAATCAGATGAAGTATGAGGTGGCGTTTTAACTCCACAGCCCTTTTCACGGAGGGCTTTGGTGACATCATCTAAATCATCAGTGTCTTTGGGGGGGCGATAGCTAGCCACATGGTCCACTCGAATTGTCCTTCCTTTTATCTACAAGAAGGAGTCACATCGTTAGCACAGCCACAGGCAAGCTTCCCAAGCAACACGGGATACCAGTGACCCACACTGCTGGGGCTGCTGTTTGACACGACATGACATGTCATACCACAAGCCTCTTTAGCTAGAAGGACTGTGTCTCGCTCTGCTTCACTGACCTTGATTCCATTAAAGTTGTCAACAGCCAGAATAGTGCTTCTCTGGTCTTCATAACAAAGAAAGCAGAAGCCTTTAGACTTTCCAGTCTTCTTGTCCCGCACCAGATTAATGTTCACAACCTCTCCATACCTGAAACGCATGATTAGCGGCCAAAACCACTGCGGAGAACGCACAGAGGGCCTCGGGgcctgcaggagggcaggcagcagaggcagagcacCTCCCATTCCGCAGGGTCCCAGCGTACCTCCACCACAAGCAGGCCCTGAAGGGTAGCAAAGGCAGCGCCACTTACTGTGAGAACACGCAGATGACGTCCCCTTCGGTCAGCTCGTAGGGCAGCCCGCCTGTGGAGGAGaggcgtgcggcggcggcggcacggagcACGGCAGCCGCCGGGAGGGGCCGCGCCCCGGGCGCTGTCGGAACCCCTCCCGCCTGaagggggcgcgcgcgcgcgcggcaggccccgcgccccccgagccgggcggcggcgccccgcgccccccctagccgtgccgtgccgtgccgtgccgtggcCGCACGTACCGACGAAGACCCAGGCGCTGTCCTTGTACTCGGCGTGCCACGACACCGCCTCCTGCACGCCCAGCTCCGCCTCCCGCGCGTTCAGCTCGTTGATCAGCTTCACCTTCGTCAGTGGGCTGGGGGCGACGGGCACCATTAGCACCGAGGGAAgggggtcttctttccccgcctcccgcccccccccggcactcCCCACGCGCTCCCCGCAAACCTACTTCATGGTGACAGCGCCGTacgctgcgcctgcgccccggccTCCGCGCATGCGCGTCGCGCAGCcgtgcacagccccgccccctgcccgccgcgcatgcgccgcgcgAAGCACCACCAATTGCAGCCACACAGACTTTATTGGGTAACAGTGAcacagggcggcggcggcggccccgctcccggccctctGGGCCGGCTCGCTCAGCACGGGCAGGAGTTTTTACCGTTGGCGTCCTGCGTGAGCTCCAGTTTCTGCACCTTGCCCTGCTGCCTTTCCATGTCTCGGTAGAGCAGCGACTTCTGGGCCTTCAGCCGGCAGGCCAGGCACATGAAAATGGATTCCACGTTCTGGCTCTCCTTAGGGTCCTTGGCTGAGGTCTCAAACAGCAGCATGTTGTGAGCGTCAGCGAATTTCAGGGCCATGCTGGATGGCACTTGGATCAGTTCCTTTAAGTCACACTTGTTCCCAACAAGCACCTTGGGCACGAGGGGAGGCACCGCGTGCCCGTTGCACTCCTCAATCCACATCTTGAGGTTGGTGAAGGACGTCATCTTAGTGACGTCGTAGACGAAGACGACGGCATGAACGTTGCGGTAGTAATGTTCTACCATGCTCTTCCGAAACCTCTCCTGGCCAGCCGTGTCCCACACTTGCACCTAGAAAGCAAAGCATAGGGTTCTTGAGGCAGACGAGGGAAGCTTACGGGAGCACCAAGTGCCTACCCCTAAAACCAGGGCATGCTGCCTCAGGAGCTGGTTGGTTTTGATGAACTACAGCGGGAAGATGCAGGAGACACCTACATCTTACTAGACAAGGATTGCTAGATGAGTTACATAAGCGTCTGGGCATGTGTCCACAGCGCCCAAGACTGTATATGGCAGTGCCTATGCCCCAAAGCTTGTGTAATTCAACCAGCAATCCCAGCTCGTTTAATAAGAGAGATCATGTCAGCACTTTCATTCACCTTCAGCATTCACGGACAAGTGCGAGACTCCACCGCGCATCCCAtttccagccactgcagctgAGTCCAGCACAGTCAAGAGAATTAGCCGCACGCTTTTGGTCCTTGTGCTCTGAGCGAGAAACGTCGCTGCCTGATGGCTGGGTCTTGGTGACTTTCAAACGCCTTGTCAGGCATCCCTCCTAGAGCACTCCGCTGCCAGACCACTCCCtgcctctcatcctcttcctcatgCACTTGACCAGCATTCCCACCACAGAAACGAACTGCACAAAATACTTCTCATTTCAGAAACATTCTTGCACCAGATTAGGACATTGGTCTGCCTAATCCTATGCCATAAAAGAGAACCTCAACAATTACACAGTGGTAGGTATAGAGGAGGCAGAGCAAAGAGACTGGTCTCCCTGCTGGTCCTCACAGGTAATGCCGTGAAGCCTGGAACTGGTCATTTCTAACAAAAGCCTGTGGTAAACCCAACACCACCCCTACACCTTACCAAGGCAGCACCTGCCCCAGAGTccttcagaggggaaaaatgctGGCAAAAAAGAGCTGCTGCTCATTCACCAATTCCATGCCAATCCATCCCAGGCCGTTTGATTTGGgtagagcaggagagagagatggaTGTCTCCCACCTCTCACCTCTCCTCTTGGACTTCCCGGTTACACATGCTCCCAGGGGAAGGCCAGGTTGCTGTCCTACCCTCCAATCCTGCCTGCTGTAGCGCAAATAATATCAAAAGGTAGCAAGCTTGGCACTGTTCTCAAGCTAGCGGCAGTAAGAAGGGCTTCATGCCAGCCTGTGCTACAGCTTACAACAACACATATATGTGGTGTTGGATGGAGCTGGGGAAAGCATGGGGGAAATTAAtaactcttcttaaaaaaaaaaaaaaagtatttcatggACAGTTTAAAGGCACAATTAAAATTCCAGTTCTAGTTCTCACTGTGATTAGTCCCTCAACTTTTGATCATCCATCTGTTAGCAAAGTAGCAATATTTGTTTCTTCAAGCAGTCTGTCTTACACCCAGACTGCTGGTGGTACTGATCCACGTAATCGGGCAGGCCAAGATCAGCTGCAAACTGTGCTTCTCAAGTTGTTTCTTAGCAGCTGCTGTTGAGCTGCAGATCTACTCTGACACATCGATCAGAGCTCTTCAGGTCTGAGCTAATTAATTTCTTACAGTTGTTACACTGGTCTACACACAGCAAATCAGTTCTATTCTAGGTCAGCGAAAATCACATCCTTGTAGTGCTTGCTAACACCAGCCTGGAACAGTAACATCACAGGTGTcaagcccactgaagtcagccAGTGTAAATTCCCGGCCCCCCAGCACAGCCACCACCAGCCTCCAGCAGTCTGCTCCCCGAAAGCATACACATTTCTGCATACAGCTCCTTCCTCTGGCGCCCCTGGAGCGTTGCCCCTCGCGCTGTCCTGTGGTCCGCCTCCTGGAGCTGGAGGCACTCCTGACACTTTGGAGATCCATCTGTGTTGGATATCGGAACAACAGGACACTAGCAATGTTTCACTCCGCGCTATTGTTCCAGACTCCCTGCAGACTCCAGCAAACAGCGTTTGAACAGCGCCGGTGGAGCCGCGACACGTTCGGAGGGTGTCTGCAGGGCGAGAACGAAACATCCTCCCGCGGCCCGGGGCTGAGGGCTGCATCTGGAAGGGAGAGGCGGCTGGCTGCCGTCCCAGGGGCCAACGTGCGGCCTCGCCGCGGCCGGGGTCGCCCCTCGGCGCTGCGGCGcccgctgcgcgccgcccgcacccccgcggccccggccgcctcgcCACGGCCCGCGCGgagcggccgcccccggcccgcccccgccgccgccgccgccgccgagccggccgcgcgcccgccgcccacCTTGATGCGCTCCCCCTCGATCTCCACCGTTTTCTCTCGGAAGTCCACGCCGATGGTGGCCTCGGTCTTCTCGGGGAAGGTGCCCCCGCAGAAGCGGAAGGTCAGGCAGGTCTTGCCCACGTTGGAGTCCCCGATCACGATGATCTTGAAGATACGTGTCTGCACGTAGGGCTCCAGTGAGGActcggggcccggcggccgcccgccgccgcccgccgccatcccgcgccgccgcctcaccgCCTCatggggcagcgccgcgccgcgccgcgccgcgccgcgccgcgcacaaaggctgcggctgcggctgcggctgcggcgggcGGAGCGGGATCAGGTGGTCGGTGCACACGGAGAGCGGCGGGCCCGCCCCGCCAACCGGCAcccgcaccggccccggccccggccccggctccaacCCCAGCCCGCCCGCGCACCCGCCCCGGCTCCAACCCCAGCCCGCAAACGGGCACCCGCACCAGCCCGCCCTGCAAACGGGCACCCGCACCAGCCCACCCCGCCATCgggcacccgcacccgcaccagCCCGCAAACGGGCACCCACACCAGCACCCGCACCAGCCCACCCCGCCATCGGGCACCCGCACCAGCCCGCCCGCGCACCCACCCCGGCACCAGCCCACCCCGCCATCGGgcacccgccccggccccagcccgcaaACGGGCACCCGCACCAGCACCCGCACCAGCCCACCCCGCCATCGGGCACCCGCACCAGCACCAGCCCACCTCGCCATCGGgcacccgccccggccccagcccgcaaACGGGCACCCGCACCAGCACCCACACCAGCCCACCCCGCCATCGGGCACCCGCACCAGCCCGCCCGCGCACCCGCCCCAGCACCAGCCCACCCCACCATCGGGCACCCGCCCCGGCACCACCCCACCATCGGGCACCCGCCCCGGCACCACCCCGCCATCGGGCACCCGCACCAGCACCAGCCCGCCCTGCCATCGGGCACCCGCCCTGGCACCAGCCCACAAACAGGCACCTGCACCAGCACCCACACCAGCCCGCCCAGCGCACCTGCACCACCGGCTGTTTCCACCAACCCTTGCGCTGTGGAGACCTGGCTGTGTCACACCAGCATGGGCACAGAGGCATGGTCAGTGTCACACCTGTCAGGACACTGAGACACAGTGAGTGTCACCCCATCGTGGGCACAGAGGCATGGCTGGCATCACACCAACGTGAGCACAGAAACAAACTGCTGTCACACCAATGCAGGCACAAAGACACAGCCAGTGTCACACCACCATGGGCACAGATACACGTTATGTCACACCAGCATGGGCACAGAGACATGGTTGGTGTAACACCTGTCAGGGCACAGAGACACAGCCGGTGTCATACTAACATAGGCATAGAGACACTGTTGGTGTCAAATATTGCTACAGAGACACAACCATTGTCCTACTTGTCAGGGCAGGGACACACAGCCAGTGTCACACCAAATTGAGCACAGAGACACAGCTGGTATCAAACCTGACAGGGCATGGAGACACACCAATACGGCCACAGAGGCTCAGCCAGTGTCACTCCAACAAGGGCAAAGAGATGCGGTCATTGCCACACCAATATAGGCACAGAGAGATGGCCAGTGTTGCACCTGTCAGGGCATAGAGACATAGCCAGTGTCACACCAACACAGACACAGAGACAATGTTGGTGTCACATGAATATCACCACAGAGACATGGCCATTGTCCCACCTGTCAGGGCATGAAGATACAGCTGGTGTCACAACAATATGGGCACAGAGAAGCAGTCAGTGTCACACCAATGTGTCTCCAGGTCGTGAAAGATGTGACACCGACTGAGTCTCTGTGCCTGTGTTGGTGTGACACCAGCTGTATCTCTGTGCTCATGCTGGTATGACCCCAGCCAAGTCTCTGTGCCCATTTTGTTGTGACAATGGCTGTGTCATGGTGCTGATGTTGGTGTGACATTGGCTGTGTCTCTGGGCCAATATGTTTGTAATATTGGCCATATCTTTGTGCATGTGTTGCTGTGACAGCAGCTATGTCTCTGTGCCCATACTGGTGTGACAACAGCCTTGTCTCTGTTCCTTGACAGGCGTGGCACCGGCTGTCTCTCTGTGCCAATGTTGGTGTGACATCAGTTGTGTCCCTGTGCCCAAGTTAGTGTGACACAGGCTGTGTCTCTGTGCCTACATTGGTGTGACACCAGCCATGTCTCTGTGTCCCTGTTGGTGTGACACCGGCTCTGTATCTGTGCCCATATTGGCCAAGTCTCTGTGACGGAGTTGGTGTGACAGCAGCTGTGACCCCATGCCTCTGTTGTTGTGATACCAGCCATGTCTCTGTTCCCACTTTGTTGTGACACCAGCTGTGTCTCCATGTCCTGATAGGTGTTGCACCGACTGTGTCTCTGTGCACACGTTGGTGTGACACAGGTGGTGCCTCTGCACCCCGACAAGTGAAAAACAGCTGGTGTCATGCCACTATTGGCACAGAGACACAGCAAGTGTCTCATCAGCATGGGCATGCAAAGCCAGTGTCACTTCAAGTCAGGGCACAGCTACTCTCACACCAACATGGGCATAGAGGCACAGCTGGTGTAACACCAGCATGGGCAGAGAGCAACGGTCAGTGTGATACCTGTCAGGACATAGAGACATAGTTGGTGTCACAATAGTAGCGGAACAGAGACACAGCCATGTCCTACCAACATGGGCACAGAGACACAGCTGGTGTCATACCAACGTAGGGCACAGAGACATGGCCAATGTCACACCTGTCAGGGCACGGAGACACAGCCAGTGTCACACCAACGTGGGCACAGAGTCACGGCAGGCGTCACTTTCAGGTGGGGTGGCAGACACCCAGCCTGGTGACCGTTTGCTTGGTCCCAAATCCTAGCTTCCCATagggcagcagcactgaggagcgAGAGCAGGGCACAGCAGCTTGCCTTCAGTCGCAGGAAGACCACGGCTAACCTTTCTTGGAAAGGGGAGCGCTGTGCTTCCACAGGACAAGGCAAATCCCTCACACAGGGACCCTAGGCAGGACAGACTGCCTGGCTCCTCATGCCTTCACAGCCTCTGCCTTGGGAGCCCTGCAGCACACCGGAGAGGTGAGAGCAGCACGACACACCTGTGGACCACCTCCCCTGGGCAGGCCAGGGACCGGCAGGGCAGGCAAGCAGTGACAGAGGTGAGAGAGGGCTGAGGGAGACCAGTTTAAGGGTAGTGCTGGGAACTGGGAGGCAGAATAACCCACATGCTTGGGGGCTCATCACTGCCCAGGCAATGGCTTATGATGCCAGAAAGACCCTCCTTATACATGGCTTGGCTGCCCCTAGCAGTGATGCTGCTGCCTTTGGGTTGCGGGATGCTTGGAGGATGACATGTGTCCTGATCAGCGTGCAGAAGGGGGCCTCAGGCAGCCTGAAGCAGCTTGCATGGATGCTCTGGCCCAGGTAGAGCCATGTACCTTGGGGCTGGTGAGGAGATGTGCAGAGAGGGAGTCCCATGGCTGCTATG
Encoded here:
- the RAB33A gene encoding ras-related protein Rab-33A yields the protein MAAGGGGRPPGPESSLEPYVQTRIFKIIVIGDSNVGKTCLTFRFCGGTFPEKTEATIGVDFREKTVEIEGERIKVQVWDTAGQERFRKSMVEHYYRNVHAVVFVYDVTKMTSFTNLKMWIEECNGHAVPPLVPKVLVGNKCDLKELIQVPSSMALKFADAHNMLLFETSAKDPKESQNVESIFMCLACRLKAQKSLLYRDMERQQGKVQKLELTQDANGKNSCPC
- the RBMX2 gene encoding RNA-binding motif protein, X-linked 2, which codes for MRGGRGAGAAYGAVTMNPLTKVKLINELNAREAELGVQEAVSWHAEYKDSAWVFVGGLPYELTEGDVICVFSQYGEVVNINLVRDKKTGKSKGFCFLCYEDQRSTILAVDNFNGIKIKGRTIRVDHVASYRPPKDTDDLDDVTKALREKGCGVKTPPHTSSDSLSEDDNVPVKKQKDKEKSGQERQKQSLHAVKRAASAEESHPRIKIKKEKEDPAYDRYASVSQQSWNGSERKYGSRTQRDEEEQRHQRASERRGEKSCQEQRGQNRKERGETGRKGEGHSSRREECLEGTRSRDRRESSAREPHSRHREPSTTRDSSRR